A portion of the Tiliqua scincoides isolate rTilSci1 chromosome 3, rTilSci1.hap2, whole genome shotgun sequence genome contains these proteins:
- the XK gene encoding endoplasmic reticulum membrane adapter protein XK, with product MKFPGSVLVSLFLFVAETATALYLSSTYRSAGDRIWQSLTLLFALLPCVLVQFSLVFIHRDLSRDRPLVLLLHILQLGPLVRCVEVFYIYFHAGRVEEPYVSITKKRQMPKDGHSEEVEKEVGQAEGKLFTHRSAFSRASVIQAFLGSAPQLTLQLYICILQQDITAARSIFMALSLLSIVYGALRCNILAIKIKYDDYDVSVKPAAYLCIFLWRSFEIATRVIVLVLFSSVLQIWILPVVLVNFFAFFFHPWILFWQSKSSLPENIEKALSKVGTAIVLCLLTFLYAGINMFCWSAVQLKLNDSDLIDKSQNWCRLAFYYVLRFFENTFLLLMWYMYKTDVYMYVCAPLLVLQLLIGYCIAVLFMLVFYQFCHPCKKLFSSNISEGLLLCFKFFCNVCKPLQTSDTSVEKADLKSPEDTENDVQASCKVNESQNGNACQSVSSNA from the exons ATGAAATTCCCGGGCTCGGTGCTGGTCTCGCTGTTCCTCTTCGTGGCCGAGACGGCGACGGCGCTGTACCTGAGCAGCACCTACCGCTCGGCGGGCGACCGCATCTGGCAGTCGCTGACGCTGCTCTTCGCCCTGCTGCCCTGCGTGCTGGTCCAGTTCAGCCTCGTCTTCATCCACCGCGACCTCAGCAGGGACAGGccgctggtgctgctgctccacatcctgcagctggggcCCCTGGTCAG GTGTGTGGAAGTCTTTTACATTTACTTCCATGCAGGCAGAGTGGAGGAGCCTTATGTCAGCATTACTAAGAAGAGGCAGATGCCAAAAGATGGACATTCAGAAGAAGTGGAAAAAGAAGTGGGCCAGGCAGAAGGCAAACTGTTTACACACAGATCTGCATTTAGTAGGGCATCAGTGATCCAGGCCTTTCTAGGCTCCGCACCTCAGCTGACGCTTCAGCTGTAcatctgcatcctgcagcaggacATCACAGCAGCTAGAA GCATCTTCATGGCTCTGTCTCTCTTATCAATCGTGTATGGAGCACTGCGATGCAACATCCTGGCCATTAAGATTAAGTACGATGATTATGATGTCAGTGTGAAACCCGCTGCCTACCTCTGCATCTTCCTGTGGAGAAGCTTTGAGATTGCCACGAGGGTCATAGTTCTGGTCCTCTTCAGTTCCGTCCTTCAGATCTGGATCCTGCCTGTGGTGCTGGTGAAtttctttgcctttttctttCACCCTTGGATTCTCTTCTGGCAAAGCAAGTCTTCTCTGCCCGAAAATATAGAGAAAGCCTTGAGCAAAGTCGGCACTGCCATAGTCTTGTGCCTTCTCACTTTCCTGTATGCCGGTATCAACATGTTTTGCTGGTCTGCTGTGCAGTTGAAGCTGAATGATTCCGATTTAATTGACAAATCCCAAAATTGGTGCAGACTAGCCTTCTATTACGTCCTGAGGTTCTTTGAGAACACTTTCCTCCTGTTGATGTGGTATATGTATAAGACGGATGTCTACATGTACGTCTGTGCCCCTTTGCTGGTCCTACAGCTGCTAATTGGCTATTGCATAGCTGTCCTTTTTATGCTCGTGTTCTATCAGTTTTGCCACCCGTGCAAAAAACTGTTCTCCTCTAATATTTCAGAAGGGTTGCTGCTGTGTTTCAAGTTCTTTTGTAATGTCTGCAAACCTCTCCAGACATCAGACACCTCTGTGGAAAAGGCAGACTTGAAATCCCCGGAGGACACTGAAAATGACGTGCAGGCAAGTTGCAAGGTGAACGAATCCCAGAATGGGAACGCTTGCCAGAGTGTTTCTTCCAATGCCTAG